Proteins encoded together in one Asterias rubens chromosome 4, eAstRub1.3, whole genome shotgun sequence window:
- the LOC117289187 gene encoding dihydroorotate dehydrogenase (quinone), mitochondrial-like, with protein MPWSARLKSTVKVLSGGTVLFVGFSLGFGSEKFYRNVAMPVTQLLLNAETAHRFAVKTASWGLVPRNSYVDPPSLGVSVWGRHFSNPVGLAAGFDKHAEAMDGMLKMGFGFVEVGSVTPEPQEGNPKPRVFRLLEDKAIINRYGFNSEGHKNVLKRLEERKKREKKGIVGINFGKNKTSPDTVNDYVKGVKCLGCLGDYLVINVSSPNTPGLRKMQGRQQLEGLIDKVLEARNSLPCSPKPPVLIKIAPDQTQQDKEDIAQVVLQKQVDGLIVTNTTITRPESLQSCNKVEGGGLSGPPLKQMSTDTIRDMYTLTQGKLPIIGVGGISSGQDAFEKIKAGACLVQLYTALAYDGPPLVKRIKRELDVLLRESGYKSVEEAVGADNKSS; from the exons ATGCCTTGGTCT GCACGCCTTAAGTCTACAGTCAAGGTACTGAGTGGTGGAACAGTGTTGTTTGTGGGTTTTTCTCTTGGGTTTGGTAGCGAGAAATTCTACCGCAATGTCGCCATGCCGGTAACGCAGTTATTACTCAATGCAGAGACGGCTCACAGGTTTGCTGTAAAAACGGCTTCTTGGGGACTCGTACCGAGAAATAGCTATGTGGACCCGCCATCATTG ggagtTTCAGTGTGGGGACGACACTTCAGCAACCCAGTCGGTCTTGCTGCTGGCTTCGACAAGCACGCTGAAGCTATGGACGGCATGCTGAAGATGGGCTTTGGTTTCGTGGAAGTTGGGAGCGTGACGCCAGAACCACAGGAGGGCAACCCCAAACCCAGAGTATTCAGACTGCTGGAAGACAAAGCCATTATTAACAG ATATGGGTTCAACAGTGAAGGGCATAAAAATGTACTCAAACGGCTGgaggaaaggaaaaaaagag AAAAGAAGGGCATCGTTGGAATTAATTTTGGTAAGAACAAAACGTCGCCAGACACTGTGAATGACTATGTGAAGGGAGTGAAGTGCCTAGGTTGTCTCGGGGACTATCTAGTTATCAACGTGTCAAGCCCCAACACCCCTGGACTCAGAAAAATGCAGGGTAGACAACAACTGGAAGGACTAATTGATAAG GTTCTTGAGGCTCGGAACTCCTTGCCATGTTCTCCAAAACCTCCAGTGCTGATCAAGATTGCCCCAGACCAGACGCAGCAAGACAAAGAAGACATTGCACAAGTTGTCCTCCAAAAACAG GTGGATGGTTTGATTGTGACCAACACTACAATAACCAGACCTGAGAGTCTACAAAGTTGCAACAAAGTAGAAGGAGGTGGTCTTAGTGGACCTCCACTCAAACAGATGTCTACGGATACAATCAGAGATATGTATACTCTGACACAGG GGAAGCTACCAATCATTGGAGTGGGTGGGATCAGCTCTGGCCAGGATGCATTTGAGAAGATCAAGGCAGGTGCCTGTCTAGTACAGCTTTATACTGCACTGGCGTACGACGGGCCACCCTTGGTAAAGAGGATCAAAAGGGAGCTTGATGTACTGTTAAG GGAAAGTGGTTACAAGAGTGTTGAGGAAGCCGTCGGTGCGGACAATAAATCGAGTTGA
- the LOC117289188 gene encoding proteasome subunit alpha type-7, which translates to MSRYDRAITVFSPDGHLFQVEYAQEAVKKGSTAVGVRGKNIVVLGVEKKSVAKLQEERTVRKICVLDDHVCMAFAGLTADARIIINRARIECQSHRLTVEDPVTVEYITRFIAQLKQRYTQSNGRRPFGLSALIVGFDLDKTPRLYQTDPAGTYHSWKANAIGRSAKTVREFLEKHWTDELVESEHDTVKLAVRALLEVVQSGAKNIELAVMRKGEPLKIYETEEVEKYVAEIEKEKEEEAEKKKQKKATSQSS; encoded by the exons ATGTCGCGTTACGACAGAGCCATAACAGTTTTCTCACCAGACGGCCATCTCTTTCAAGTAGAATATGCTCAAGAAGCTGTCAAGAAAGGCTCAACTGCC GTTGGAGTCCGTGGGAAGAATATAGTCGTTCTTGGCGTTGAAAAGAAATCCGTTGCTAAACTTCAAGAAGAAAGAACTGTCAGAAAGATATGTGTTTTGGATGATCATGTTTGCATGGCATTTGCCG GTTTGACAGCAGATGCACGCATCATTATTAATAGAGCTCGTATCGAGTGTCAGAGTCATCGCCTAACAGTAGAAGACCCGGTCACTGTTGAATATATCACACGCTTCATCGCTCAACTTAAACAG CGTTACACACAGAGCAACGGTCGACGCCCATTTGGTCTGTCAGCGTTGATTGTTGGTTTTGATCTTGACAAGACCCCAAGGCTCTACCAGACTGATCCTGCTGGAACTTACCACTCATGGAAG GCAAATGCCATCGGCAGGAGTGCAAAAACCGTGCGAGAATTCCTAGAGAAACACTGGACGGACGAGCTCGTCGAATCGGAGCATGACACCGTCAAGTTGGcggtgagggcgctgttggaaGTGGTACAGTCTGGCGCAAAGAACATTGAGCTGGCTGTCATGAGGAAAGGGGAACCATTGAAG ATCTATGAAACGGAAGAAGTTGAGAAGTACGTAGCGGAGATTGAGAAAGAGAAGGAAGAGGAAGCAGAGAAAAAGAAGCAAAAGAAGGCCACCAGTCAGTCGTCATAA